A single genomic interval of Centropristis striata isolate RG_2023a ecotype Rhode Island chromosome 8, C.striata_1.0, whole genome shotgun sequence harbors:
- the sphk2 gene encoding sphingosine kinase 2, translated as MRSPEPSSPSTAEALLHGQFASWGSGSNSNNNSCPNSPGGPGGLSPAASPTPAPASNYALTLTHTHIHIQRLSPRPGKDARLLLPLIELVGCSCPRAPAPPLLVLYWYPPGKRRKGVSRRRQVRAYLAESRSDAERWSAAVQCLLRGVTVTADTEFSRSLLPRPRRLLLLVNPFSGRGQAMQWCQTHILPMIREANISYNLIQTERQNHARELIREISLPEWDGIIIVSGDGLLHEVINGLMERPDWEQAIKTPVGILPCGSGNALAGSINHHAGYDMCLREPLLLNCCFLLCRGGVRPMDVVSVTTSPSPSNNSRHAAPRRLFSFLSVAWGFVSDVDIESERYRGLGSARFTLGTLVRIASLRSYKGRLSYLPPSISNTSPDATPPPPRRPLSRSITEGLEGFCRTPIHRTCSDMGISEQRSLRKGEGEREKEERQRERERRRERARGGGTGVVRASSLAEDREREREGEVEMEAEEERSGTCSESSESIEREDCNMGRAERLEGIKDEREDEGTVEQDSSEMEEEGKDGEGSGSSAESERVLHGRELGERGGLVMGREAEEEPESCLAYQEPLQEARQALRKNSAPSSQIANALFNQPLSQEVDTDSGPSYGVEDMDLNGSYYQKEPYPLEVARERSLTISSPFRHSPFSYKPKTLDQNQNASRPRPLSLLQHSHSNSLPPKLPSLSLSLSPTPPSSPSCASPHSSSYLVPRPNTPNSTSPSPSLRTPSSSFNFDIAEPAGPLKNRPYVPLPFNIPRDDLLPPLDQPIPTRDWVTIEGDFVLVLALYQSHLGADLHAAPQARFDDGLIHLTFVRAGISRATLLRLFFAMERGTHHSVSSPYVSHITCKAFRLQPLSTRGTLTVDGELVPYGPLQAQVHPSLARLIVGDSGVKITRF; from the exons ATGCGATCTCCAGAACCGTCCTCACCTTCCACAGCAGAAGCCCTCCTTCATGGCCAGTTCGCCAGCTGGGGTTCaggcagcaacagcaacaataaCAGCTGCCCCAACAGCCCTGGTGGTCCGGGAGGACTCTCCCCCGCTGCCTCCCCTACTCCGGCTCCGGCCTCCAACTATGCCTTGACCCTCACCCACACCCACATACATATCCAGCGGTTGTCACCGCGGCCGGGGAAGGATGCCCGTCTCTTGCTGCCTTTAATAGAGCTAGTGGGGTGCAGCTGCCCTCGTGCACCTGCTCCCCCTCTCCTGGTCCTGTACTGGTACCCACCAGGCAAGCGACGGAAAGGGGTGTCTCGGCGCAGGCAGGTGAGGGCCTACCTGGCGGAAAGCAGGTCTGACGCTGAGAGGTGGTCGGCTGCTGTGCAGTGTCTTCTCAGAGGAGTGACCGTCACTGCTGACACAG AATTTTCAAGAAGTCTCCTACCTCGTCCCAGGCGACTACTGTTATTGGTCAATCCCTTCAGTGGGAGAGGTCAGGCAATGCAGTGGTGTCAGACCCACATCCTGCCAATGATCAGAGAGGCCAACATCAGCTACAACCTTATACAGACAG AGCGCCAGAACCACGCCAGAGAGCTTATCAGAGAGATATCGCTCCCAGAGTGGGATGGCATCATCATTGTCTCTGGAGATGGCCTGCTGCATGAG GTAATTAATGGGCTGATGGAGCGTCCTGACTGGGAACAAGCAATAAAAACACCTGTCGGCATTCTTCCCTGTGGCTCCGGGAATGCACTGGCTGGCTCGATCAACCACCACGCAGG ATATGATATGTGCCTTCGGGAGCCTCTCCTTTTGAATTGCTGCTTTTTGCTCTGTCGAGGCGGTGTCCGACCCATGGACGTGGTCTCCGTGACAACAAGCCCTTCTCCCTCCAACAACAGTCGTCATGCAGCACCCCGGAGactgttttctttcctttctgtcGCCTGGGGCTTTGTGTCCGATGTGGATATTGAGAGTGAGAG GTATCGTGGCCTGGGCTCAGCCCGATTCACCCTGGGCACCCTGGTGCGCATAGCTTCTCTTCGATCCTACAAGGGTCGCTTGTCCTACCTGCCTCCCTCTATTAGCAACACATCACCAGATGCCACACCTCCTCCACCAAGGAGACCCCTCTCCCGCAGCATCACAGAAGGCCTGGAGGGCTTCTGTCGAACGCCCATCCATCGCACCTGCTCTGACATGGGCATCAGCGAGCAGAGGAGCCTGCGTAAGGGTGAGGGGGAGAGGGAAAaagaggagaggcagagagaaagggagagaagaaGGGAGAGAGCTAGGGGAGGAGGCACTGGCGTGGTGAGGGCGAGCAGCCTggcagaggacagagagagggaacgAGAGGGAGAGGTGGAGATGGAAGCAGAAGAGGAGAGGTCAGGAACATGTTCGGAGAGTTCAGAATCAATTGAAAGGGAAGATTGCAATATGGGAAGGGCAGAAAGGTTGGAGGGGATCAAGGATGAAAGGGAAGATGAGGGAACGGTAGAACAAGACTCCAgtgagatggaggaggaggggaaggatGGGGAAGGCAGTGGTAGCTCTGCAGAGTCAGAGAGAGTGCTGCATGGGAGAGAGCTGGGAGAGAGAGGTGGGTTAGTCATGGGGCGAGAGGCAGAGGAAGAGCCAGAGAGTTGTCTCGCTTACCAGGAACCCCTTCAGGAAGCCAGACAGGCACTAAGAAAGAATTCAGCTCCTTCCAGCCAGATAGCCAACGCTCTCTTCAACCAGCCTCTCAGTCAGGAGGTGGACACAGATTCTGGCCCCTCGTACGGGGTCGAGGACATGGATCTGAATGGAAGCTACTACCAGAAAGAACCCTATCCACTGGAAGTTGCTCGTGAGCGCTCTCTCACCATCTCCTCCCCCTTTCGTCACTCCCCTTTCTCTTACAAGCCCAAGACCCTGGACCAAAACCAGAACGCCTCCCGTCCGAggcccctctctctcctccagcacTCCCACTCAAACTCTCTCCCCCCTAAACTCCCCTCACTCTCCCTGTCTCTTTCTCCCACACCCCCATCGTCCCCATCATGTGCCTCCCCACACTCTTCATCCTACCTCGTCCCCCGTCCTAACACCCCAAATTCCACCTCGCCCTCACCCTCTCTACGAACACCGTCCTCATCTTTTAACTTTGACATTGCCGAGCCAGCAGGCCCCCTGAAGAACCGTCCTTATGTCCCATTGCCTTTTAATATCCCGAGGGATGATTTGTTACCCCCCCTCGACCAGCCCATTCCCACTAGAGACTGGGTCACCATTGAAGGGGACTTTGTCCTGGTCCTGGCCCTTTATCAGTCCCACCTCGGGGCTGATCTTCATGCTGCACCCCAGGCCAGGTTCGACGATGGGCTGATCCATCTGACCTTTGTGCGGGCGGGGATTTCCAGAGCCACTCTACTGAGACTGTTCTTTGCCATGGAAAGAGGAACCCACCACTCCGTCAGCTCGCCGTATGTGAGCCATATTACCTGCAAGGCCTTCAGGCTGCAGCCTCTGTCTACACGGGGAACGCTCACTGTGGACGGAGAACTGGTGCCCTATGGGCCTCTTCAAGCGCAG GTTCATCCCTCCCTGGCTCGTCTCATCGTTGGTGACTCTGGGGTGAAGATTACCAGATTCTAA